One genomic segment of Desulfomicrobium sp. ZS1 includes these proteins:
- the leuB gene encoding 3-isopropylmalate dehydrogenase, which translates to MNMKICLMPGDGIGPEIVTQAVKVLEKVAAKFGHTVETETALIGGAAIDAVGNPLPEATVAACKAADAVLLGAVGGPKWDTIDPAIRPEKGLLGIRKALGLFSNLRPAVLFPELAAASYLRPDIIGQGLDIMVVRELTGGAYFGEPRGETVVNGERAAFNTMIYSESEIERIVRVACEIARKRGNKLCSVDKANVLDVSRLWREVAIRTAAEYPDVELSHMYVDNAAMQLIRDPSQFDVIVTENLFGDILSDEASIITGSIGMLPSASMGSGGPALFEPIHGSAPDIAGRDIANPLATILSVSMMLRFAFGLEAEAESIDAAVKSVLARGFRTGDIYVGEGKKVGCSEMGALVLGAI; encoded by the coding sequence ATGAACATGAAAATCTGCCTCATGCCCGGCGACGGCATAGGCCCTGAGATAGTGACCCAGGCCGTGAAGGTGCTGGAGAAGGTGGCGGCCAAGTTCGGCCACACAGTTGAAACCGAAACCGCGCTTATCGGCGGCGCGGCCATCGACGCCGTGGGCAACCCGTTGCCCGAGGCGACTGTGGCCGCCTGCAAGGCGGCGGACGCGGTGCTGCTGGGCGCGGTGGGTGGCCCCAAATGGGACACCATCGATCCGGCCATCCGCCCCGAAAAGGGGCTGCTCGGCATCCGCAAGGCTCTGGGCCTTTTTTCCAACCTGCGTCCGGCCGTGCTCTTTCCGGAACTGGCGGCGGCGTCGTATCTGCGGCCGGACATCATCGGCCAGGGCCTTGATATCATGGTCGTGCGCGAACTGACCGGCGGAGCCTATTTCGGCGAGCCGCGCGGCGAGACCGTGGTCAACGGTGAGCGGGCGGCCTTCAACACCATGATCTATTCCGAGTCCGAAATAGAGCGCATCGTGCGTGTAGCCTGCGAGATTGCTCGCAAGCGCGGCAATAAGCTGTGCTCCGTGGACAAGGCCAACGTGCTCGACGTGTCGCGGCTGTGGCGCGAGGTGGCCATCCGCACGGCGGCCGAATACCCGGACGTGGAACTGTCGCACATGTACGTGGACAACGCGGCCATGCAGCTCATCCGCGACCCTTCGCAGTTTGACGTCATTGTGACCGAGAACCTTTTCGGCGACATCCTCTCCGATGAGGCTTCCATCATCACCGGCTCCATCGGCATGCTGCCCTCGGCCTCCATGGGTTCCGGCGGACCGGCCCTGTTCGAGCCCATCCACGGCTCGGCCCCGGACATTGCGGGCCGCGATATCGCCAATCCTTTGGCGACCATTCTGTCCGTGTCCATGATGCTCAGGTTCGCCTTTGGCCTGGAGGCCGAGGCCGAGTCCATCGACGCGGCGGTCAAGAGCGTGCTGGCCCGGGGCTTTCGCACCGGCGACATCTACGTGGGAGAGGGTAAAAAAGTCGGCTGTTCGGAAATGGGCGCGTTGGTGCTGGGCGCGATCTGA
- a CDS encoding NYN domain-containing protein, translating into MTQKRKLWLIDAGYLFNARHSVRSGYEFSYLRLRNYLEQDGLIWRAYYLNSTPNPPSDGQDNFHRWLRSGPPFGPKIITKFYTLKQQRADKAYCEECGQKVSLRCQNQHGDFTHRVFNEIQKGVDVAIATLSLIHQRNYDTLMLSSGDSDLLDAVEHLSEQGKSIELVVFRDGVSSELQCRADRIYWINDFASEVDNSFRDTVGEGDNP; encoded by the coding sequence ATGACACAAAAACGCAAGCTCTGGCTTATCGACGCAGGTTATCTTTTCAATGCAAGGCATAGCGTGCGTAGCGGCTATGAATTCAGCTACCTGCGCCTGCGAAATTATCTGGAGCAGGACGGACTGATCTGGCGGGCCTATTATCTCAATTCCACGCCCAATCCGCCTTCGGACGGGCAGGACAATTTTCACCGTTGGCTGCGCAGCGGGCCGCCCTTCGGCCCCAAGATCATCACCAAGTTCTACACGCTCAAGCAGCAACGCGCGGACAAGGCCTATTGCGAGGAGTGCGGGCAGAAGGTATCCTTACGCTGTCAGAATCAGCACGGAGATTTCACGCACCGGGTTTTCAACGAGATCCAGAAGGGCGTGGACGTGGCCATCGCCACCTTGTCGCTCATTCACCAGCGCAACTACGACACCCTGATGCTGTCCTCCGGCGATTCGGATTTGCTCGACGCCGTGGAGCACCTCTCGGAACAGGGCAAGAGCATCGAACTGGTGGTGTTCAGGGACGGCGTCTCTTCGGAGCTGCAGTGCCGTGCCGACCGCATTTACTGGATCAACGATTTCGCGTCCGAAGTGGACAATTCCTTCCGTGATACGGTAGGAGAGGGTGACAACCCCTGA
- a CDS encoding YkgJ family cysteine cluster protein, producing the protein MTESVFDCRMCGHCCQGRGGIVASAPERERLAAYLNMEVDEFCARYTEAQGKKLVLRCGENGYCVFFDPKTACTVHPAKPDVCRAWPFFRGNLVDPVSWELAQEYCPGIRPECGHAEFARQGITYLVDNGLTKTGREDEANALRIADLTEKI; encoded by the coding sequence ATGACCGAATCCGTATTTGACTGCCGCATGTGCGGCCACTGCTGCCAGGGCCGGGGAGGCATCGTCGCCTCGGCCCCGGAACGCGAAAGACTGGCCGCATACCTGAACATGGAAGTCGATGAATTTTGCGCCCGCTACACCGAGGCTCAGGGAAAAAAACTGGTCCTGCGTTGCGGCGAAAACGGCTACTGCGTATTTTTCGACCCCAAAACCGCCTGCACCGTGCACCCGGCCAAGCCTGACGTATGCCGCGCCTGGCCTTTTTTCCGTGGCAACCTGGTCGACCCCGTAAGCTGGGAGCTGGCCCAGGAGTACTGCCCAGGCATCAGGCCTGAATGCGGACACGCCGAATTCGCGCGCCAGGGCATCACCTATCTGGTAGATAACGGGCTGACCAAAACGGGCCGCGAAGATGAAGCAAACGCCCTGCGCATCGCGGATCTGACGGAAAAAATCTGA
- a CDS encoding 3-isopropylmalate dehydratase small subunit produces MTFKGKTHVVGDNIDTDAIIPARFLVTADTAELGKNCFEGLEPGWVKRVTKGDILVAGDNFGCGSSREHAPLAILGAGIPVVLARSYARIFYRNSFNMGLLLLELGDDIERIKEGNELEIDVAAGTIKNLTTGETIGFVPVAPFMMEMLSGGGLVEYVKRKVAQ; encoded by the coding sequence ATGACATTCAAAGGTAAAACCCACGTTGTGGGCGACAATATTGATACCGATGCCATCATCCCGGCCCGGTTTCTGGTCACGGCCGACACGGCCGAGCTTGGCAAGAACTGTTTCGAAGGGCTTGAGCCCGGATGGGTCAAGCGCGTAACGAAGGGCGACATCCTTGTCGCGGGCGACAATTTCGGCTGCGGCTCCTCGCGCGAGCACGCGCCCCTGGCCATTTTGGGCGCGGGCATTCCCGTGGTTCTTGCCCGCAGCTACGCCCGCATCTTTTACCGCAATTCGTTCAACATGGGCCTTTTGCTGCTGGAATTGGGCGACGACATCGAGCGCATCAAGGAAGGAAACGAACTTGAGATCGACGTGGCCGCAGGCACGATCAAGAATCTGACCACCGGCGAGACCATCGGCTTCGTCCCCGTGGCCCCGTTCATGATGGAAATGCTCTCCGGCGGCGGACTGGTGGAATACGTCAAGCGCAAAGTGGCGCAGTAA
- the mqnC gene encoding cyclic dehypoxanthinyl futalosine synthase yields MNTRLNKNEARYVWDMNDVFTLGGLAHQRRMEMHPEGIVTYIVDRNINYTNVCVSGCKFCAFFKGPGEEGGYVLSTEEILSKVQQTVDLGGYQILLQGGMNPDLPMGYYTDLLRTLKSHFPGVAVHGFSPSEVWCLSEKETRPVADILTDLRRAGLDSMPGGGAEILNDEVRTRVSPRKCTADQWIFVMETAHGLGMRTTATMMLGQGETFAQRMEHLDRLRDLQDRTGGFTAFIPWTFQPRNTRMVMPEASSHEYLKFLALCRLYLDNIDNIQASWVTQGPMVGQLALFWGANDFGSTMLEENVVAATGVHFLLPESQLRSLVERAGFSPRRRSMDYTLREEAV; encoded by the coding sequence ATGAACACCCGCCTGAACAAGAACGAGGCCCGATACGTCTGGGATATGAACGACGTCTTCACTCTCGGGGGGCTCGCCCACCAGCGTCGCATGGAAATGCATCCCGAGGGAATCGTCACATATATTGTTGACCGTAATATCAATTACACCAATGTCTGCGTTTCCGGCTGCAAATTCTGCGCGTTTTTCAAGGGTCCGGGCGAGGAGGGTGGTTACGTCCTGTCCACGGAGGAGATTCTGTCCAAGGTGCAGCAGACCGTTGATCTGGGCGGCTACCAGATTCTGCTGCAGGGCGGGATGAATCCGGACCTGCCCATGGGCTATTACACGGATCTGCTGCGCACTTTGAAGAGCCATTTTCCAGGCGTTGCCGTGCACGGTTTTTCGCCCTCGGAGGTCTGGTGTCTGAGCGAAAAAGAGACCCGCCCCGTGGCCGACATCCTGACCGATCTGCGCCGCGCGGGGCTTGATTCCATGCCTGGCGGCGGAGCAGAGATACTCAATGACGAGGTCAGGACCCGCGTCTCCCCGCGCAAGTGTACGGCGGATCAGTGGATTTTCGTCATGGAGACGGCTCACGGCCTGGGCATGCGCACCACTGCGACCATGATGCTCGGTCAGGGCGAAACCTTCGCGCAGCGCATGGAGCACCTCGACCGGCTGCGCGATCTGCAGGATCGCACTGGCGGTTTCACGGCCTTCATTCCCTGGACCTTTCAGCCCCGTAATACGCGCATGGTCATGCCCGAAGCCTCATCCCATGAGTATCTCAAATTTCTGGCCCTGTGTCGCCTGTATCTGGACAACATTGACAACATCCAGGCCTCCTGGGTCACGCAGGGCCCCATGGTCGGGCAACTGGCTCTCTTTTGGGGCGCCAATGATTTCGGCTCGACCATGCTTGAGGAAAATGTCGTCGCGGCCACGGGCGTGCATTTTCTGCTGCCCGAATCCCAGCTGCGCTCCCTGGTCGAGCGCGCGGGATTCTCGCCCCGGCGGCGGAGCATGGACTACACCCTGCGCGAGGAGGCCGTATGA
- a CDS encoding DnaJ domain-containing protein, protein MRLSECYSLLEVLPGASLDEIKASYRKLAFKYHPDLNPGDARTAQRFSRLNEAYVLLKKNLETASTDNRRFNAETIRQEEEARVKRGGKPAGGFSAKQEEVLRDILNDPFAKQVFEDIFSKLKRGVQPEGAISKPVTTKKLDLKWGERGVSLDLGKGLVQSVKDWAASQLDDRQTVRMPAHNLIPGTTLRVQIRHRFSAEPRTIDVTLPPDFVVGRPIRLKGMGRRLGPWRGDLYLRLLAV, encoded by the coding sequence ATGCGCCTGTCTGAATGCTACTCCCTGCTGGAAGTCTTGCCCGGAGCGTCCCTTGACGAGATCAAAGCCAGCTACCGCAAACTGGCCTTCAAGTACCACCCGGACCTCAATCCAGGTGATGCCCGCACGGCCCAGCGCTTCAGCCGCCTGAACGAAGCCTACGTGCTGCTCAAGAAAAACCTGGAGACCGCCTCGACAGACAATCGGCGATTCAATGCCGAGACCATCCGGCAGGAAGAAGAAGCCAGGGTCAAGCGCGGCGGCAAACCTGCAGGCGGATTTTCCGCCAAACAGGAGGAGGTGCTACGGGACATCTTGAATGACCCCTTCGCCAAGCAGGTCTTCGAGGACATTTTCAGCAAGCTCAAGCGCGGCGTCCAACCCGAAGGCGCCATCTCCAAGCCTGTCACGACGAAAAAACTGGACCTCAAATGGGGAGAGCGAGGCGTAAGCTTAGATCTCGGCAAGGGCCTCGTGCAGAGCGTGAAGGACTGGGCCGCCAGCCAGCTCGACGACCGCCAAACCGTGCGCATGCCCGCTCACAACCTCATCCCCGGCACCACCTTGCGGGTCCAGATCCGGCACCGCTTCAGCGCCGAACCCCGCACCATAGACGTAACCCTGCCTCCGGACTTCGTGGTCGGCAGGCCCATCCGCCTGAAAGGCATGGGCAGACGGCTCGGACCATGGCGGGGGGATTTGTATCTGCGTCTGCTGGCGGTTTGA
- a CDS encoding hemolysin III family protein: MNQSASEYSLGEEIANSITHAIAAGMSIAALVVLIARAVSLGDAWHVVSFSIFGATLILLYMASTLYHAIPLPRAKRILKTLDHSAIFLLIAGTYTPFMLVNLRETVGWTVFGVVWLLAVAGIVLKCCFVYRFKRLSLTIYLGMGWLCVLIGRDMYATLSGMSLLFLALGGLAYTLGVVFYVWQRLPYNHAIWHLFVIAGSTLHFFSVLYTLPA; the protein is encoded by the coding sequence ATGAACCAGTCTGCTTCCGAGTATTCCCTCGGTGAAGAGATCGCCAACAGCATCACCCATGCCATCGCCGCCGGGATGTCCATCGCCGCCCTGGTGGTGCTCATCGCCCGGGCCGTGTCCCTGGGCGACGCCTGGCACGTGGTCAGTTTTTCCATTTTCGGCGCAACGCTCATTCTGCTTTATATGGCGTCCACCCTTTATCATGCCATCCCATTGCCACGGGCCAAGCGCATTCTGAAAACCCTGGACCATAGCGCCATTTTCCTGCTCATCGCCGGCACCTATACGCCGTTCATGCTGGTCAATCTGCGCGAGACCGTGGGTTGGACCGTTTTCGGCGTGGTCTGGCTGCTGGCCGTGGCCGGGATCGTGCTCAAGTGTTGCTTCGTGTACCGCTTCAAGCGCCTGTCATTGACCATTTATCTCGGCATGGGCTGGCTGTGTGTGCTCATCGGACGCGACATGTACGCCACCCTCTCCGGGATGAGCCTGCTCTTCCTGGCCCTGGGCGGGCTGGCCTACACCCTGGGGGTCGTTTTCTACGTGTGGCAGCGCCTGCCCTACAATCACGCCATCTGGCACCTTTTCGTCATCGCGGGCAGCACCCTGCATTTCTTCTCGGTCCTTTACACCTTGCCGGCATAG
- a CDS encoding Xaa-Pro peptidase family protein produces the protein MSFVSLEQMPLAETQDRISRLRTNMGELCPEASGMLVFSRLAIYHLSGAWASGVLWVPSCGEPVLLCRKGVERARLDSPLERILEFKSYSQLPTLLFEADSPLGDTAAVEMTGLSWSMGELLRSKLPGVNLVPGDTALAWTRAVKTEWELAKLRLAGIRHDQALNDTLPDLIHPGMTEREIALAVWDAFYRHGHQGMMRMQNAGEEIFLGHISAGDSANYPSVFNGPLGLRGAHPVLPFLGYAGKVWQRGEPLALDCGFCLEGYHTDKTQIYWADETVIPEQADRAQDFCLQIQEHLTSRLVPGAIPAELYRDCIKIVLANDMSEGFMGLGRNKVGFLGHGIGLAIDEWPVIAPTFDRPLQENMVLALEPKIGIAGLGMVGVENTFVVTPKGGECLTGERFGPTFPS, from the coding sequence ATGAGTTTTGTTTCTCTTGAACAAATGCCACTGGCCGAGACCCAGGACCGAATCTCCCGACTGCGTACGAACATGGGCGAACTCTGCCCCGAAGCCTCGGGCATGCTGGTTTTTTCAAGATTGGCCATTTATCACCTGAGCGGGGCCTGGGCCAGCGGGGTGCTGTGGGTGCCCTCTTGCGGCGAGCCTGTGCTGCTGTGCCGCAAGGGCGTGGAGCGCGCCCGTCTTGATTCGCCCCTTGAACGCATCCTGGAGTTCAAGTCGTATTCGCAGCTGCCCACCTTGCTGTTTGAAGCCGATTCGCCTCTGGGCGACACGGCCGCGGTGGAGATGACGGGCCTTTCCTGGTCCATGGGCGAGCTTTTACGCTCGAAGCTCCCCGGCGTGAATCTGGTGCCCGGCGACACGGCCCTGGCCTGGACCCGCGCCGTCAAGACCGAGTGGGAACTGGCCAAGCTGCGTCTGGCCGGCATACGTCACGACCAGGCCTTGAACGATACCTTGCCGGACCTCATCCACCCCGGCATGACCGAGCGCGAGATCGCCCTGGCCGTGTGGGACGCTTTTTACAGGCACGGTCACCAAGGCATGATGCGCATGCAGAACGCGGGCGAGGAGATATTTCTCGGCCATATCTCGGCCGGAGATTCCGCCAATTACCCCAGCGTGTTCAACGGACCATTGGGCCTGCGCGGGGCCCATCCAGTGCTGCCTTTTCTGGGCTATGCCGGAAAGGTCTGGCAGCGTGGCGAGCCCCTGGCTCTTGATTGCGGGTTTTGTCTTGAGGGTTACCACACGGACAAGACCCAGATCTACTGGGCCGACGAGACCGTGATTCCCGAGCAGGCTGACCGCGCCCAGGATTTCTGCCTGCAGATCCAGGAACATCTGACTAGCCGTCTGGTGCCCGGTGCCATCCCGGCGGAATTGTACCGCGACTGCATCAAGATCGTGCTGGCCAACGACATGAGCGAGGGCTTCATGGGCCTGGGCCGCAACAAGGTCGGGTTCCTGGGGCACGGCATCGGTCTGGCCATCGACGAGTGGCCTGTCATCGCCCCCACCTTCGACCGCCCCCTGCAGGAGAATATGGTCCTGGCCTTGGAGCCCAAGATCGGCATCGCGGGCCTGGGCATGGTCGGCGTGGAAAATACCTTCGTGGTTACCCCCAAAGGCGGCGAGTGCCTGACTGGCGAGCGGTTTGGTCCGACTTTTCCAAGTTAG
- a CDS encoding GIY-YIG nuclease family protein, which translates to MSDWFVYVLRCGDGSLYTGISTNVPRRLAEHASGGPRAAKYLRGRGPLELAFSAPVGGKSAALAVERWIKSLPRGRKELLVTGHLAWPGQA; encoded by the coding sequence GTGTCCGACTGGTTCGTGTATGTGCTGCGCTGCGGCGACGGGAGCCTCTACACCGGCATCTCCACAAACGTGCCCCGGCGCCTGGCCGAACACGCCTCGGGCGGCCCTAGGGCGGCCAAGTACCTGCGCGGCCGGGGGCCGCTGGAGCTTGCCTTTTCGGCTCCGGTGGGCGGCAAATCCGCCGCCTTGGCCGTGGAGCGATGGATCAAGAGCCTGCCCAGGGGGCGCAAGGAATTGCTCGTCACCGGGCATCTTGCCTGGCCTGGGCAGGCTTGA
- a CDS encoding cytochrome c biogenesis protein CcdA, with product MIVQPRFFLTCLVFLALAFPAGAWADEPYRITLQAYRTRSADAPVLAVLTLTPNPGWHAYGNIQGPSGFPTEVGATLDGKVLTPLYPQPTPGPDPLDPSLTVELYDGPTPFFIPLADGPSKVAVRIKALLCSSTTCQPLKEERELVIAQTDGLPMAEQQDWWPRFRDATSGPTPNSGVEPVISVEDTSPPAVKAFTPRYFAPGLEVQTLSKAAFLAFLAGLILNFMPCVLPVITLKLRSFIPAADSVPKSQRQAFRIHNLFFALGMMLYFLILAGIIAVTGMAWGQIFQEPAAIITLTVIVFALSLSLFGVYDLPLIDLKGKAKGVAHHPRLESFSTGVLATILATPCSGPFLGGVLAWALIQPPQIIALVLSCIGLGMASPYLAMSVFPGLYRFLPKPGAWTLHLERILGFLLAATCVYLFGLLPTSQYLNVLILLWIIALAAWIWGKWTDLNQTRTRRWSVRAVAIGMVALAAVFLFRPAGYPDPWKNFDMAQFDALRGQQNLILDFTADWCPNCKFLEKTVLTPEKSATFAAEHNAVLMRVDLTRHDPQLMALLESLGSKSIPILAIFSTNTPNSPLVLRDMFTSGQLNEALDAELQP from the coding sequence ATGATAGTTCAGCCCAGATTTTTTCTGACGTGCCTTGTGTTCCTGGCATTGGCCTTTCCCGCTGGCGCGTGGGCGGATGAACCATACCGGATCACGCTTCAGGCCTATCGCACACGTAGCGCGGATGCACCCGTACTGGCCGTGCTGACCCTGACCCCAAACCCCGGCTGGCACGCCTACGGCAACATTCAAGGCCCCTCCGGATTCCCTACGGAGGTCGGGGCAACGCTCGACGGCAAAGTCCTGACGCCTCTTTACCCGCAACCCACTCCTGGTCCGGACCCTCTTGACCCGAGCCTGACCGTAGAACTCTACGATGGCCCGACGCCATTTTTTATTCCTTTGGCCGACGGCCCCTCCAAAGTCGCGGTGCGGATAAAAGCCCTGCTCTGCTCATCGACCACCTGTCAGCCGCTCAAGGAAGAACGTGAACTCGTGATCGCGCAGACAGACGGCTTGCCGATGGCCGAGCAACAGGACTGGTGGCCCCGCTTTCGGGATGCAACCTCTGGCCCGACCCCGAACAGTGGCGTCGAACCCGTCATTTCCGTCGAAGACACATCCCCTCCTGCCGTGAAGGCATTCACGCCCCGCTATTTCGCTCCGGGCCTGGAGGTGCAGACTCTCTCGAAAGCCGCTTTCCTGGCCTTTCTGGCTGGGCTGATTCTCAATTTCATGCCCTGCGTGCTGCCCGTCATCACCCTGAAGCTGCGCTCCTTCATCCCTGCGGCGGACAGCGTGCCCAAAAGCCAACGGCAAGCGTTCCGCATCCACAATCTCTTCTTCGCCCTGGGCATGATGCTTTATTTTCTGATCCTGGCTGGAATCATCGCCGTCACCGGCATGGCCTGGGGCCAGATTTTCCAGGAGCCAGCCGCCATCATCACCCTGACGGTCATTGTCTTTGCCCTGTCCTTGAGTCTCTTCGGGGTCTACGACCTTCCGCTCATCGATCTGAAAGGAAAAGCCAAAGGCGTGGCGCACCATCCTCGCCTTGAATCGTTCAGCACCGGCGTCCTGGCCACCATCCTGGCCACTCCCTGCAGCGGCCCGTTTCTGGGCGGCGTGCTGGCCTGGGCTCTGATCCAACCCCCGCAAATCATCGCCCTGGTCTTGAGCTGCATCGGCCTGGGCATGGCCTCGCCATACCTGGCCATGTCCGTCTTCCCGGGCCTGTACCGCTTTCTGCCCAAACCCGGGGCCTGGACCCTGCATCTGGAACGGATCCTCGGGTTTCTCCTGGCCGCGACCTGCGTCTATCTCTTCGGGCTGCTCCCGACCTCGCAATACCTGAACGTGCTCATTCTGCTCTGGATCATCGCCCTGGCGGCCTGGATCTGGGGTAAATGGACAGACCTCAACCAGACCAGAACCCGTCGGTGGTCCGTTCGCGCCGTAGCCATCGGTATGGTCGCCCTGGCCGCCGTGTTTCTCTTCAGGCCGGCAGGCTACCCTGACCCGTGGAAAAACTTCGACATGGCGCAGTTCGACGCCCTGCGCGGGCAGCAAAACCTGATTCTCGACTTCACGGCGGACTGGTGCCCGAACTGCAAATTTCTGGAAAAAACCGTGCTGACTCCGGAAAAAAGCGCCACATTCGCCGCAGAACACAACGCCGTGCTCATGCGCGTGGACCTGACCCGACACGATCCGCAGCTCATGGCCCTGCTGGAAAGCCTGGGCTCCAAATCCATCCCCATCCTGGCCATCTTCTCCACGAACACTCCGAACAGTCCCCTCGTGCTCCGGGACATGTTCACCAGCGGCCAGCTCAACGAGGCGCTGGACGCGGAACTCCAGCCGTAA
- a CDS encoding translation factor GTPase family protein has protein sequence MKKHDIDSSTRNIGIIAHIDAGKTTLTERLLFYAHKIHKLGEVHDGNATMDYLEEEQKRGITITSACTSIVWNGSQINIIDTPGHVDFNVEVERSLRVCDGAVVVFCGVNGIESQSETVWRQASKYGLPRLVFVNKTDRPGADYWQVVSDIQARLAVRPLPVTVPSACVDGAVLHLLRGKTLVFDASDQGATVHEHEPQDRDRELLQARRKELIEAVADFDDLIMERYLADEAIDEAELRSALRKATLTGQAVPVYCGSALKNIGVQPLMNGVVHFLPSPVESHSHAHVLQRMEAENVRTDQFVGFVFKVLFEGAHKKIFMRVYNGRIGENSAVYNSRLERFEKIHKLYTVHANRHEPIPEARAGEIVLATGLKECITGDTLFSGKAALRLENIDIIQPVLNVALVPGSASDTDKLQALLQRYCIEDPTLQSFTDEDTDQLIVAGLGELHLEVVLERLRRESGVSFRYGNPQVIFRETIAADATGEGSCRKLIGDQQHRALVRVTVRPAPRGQGNRCVTTLPATNHVDIALKAMEDALQAGMLQGCLVSDVEATLLEIAPFEDGLTDLGVRMAALDAMKSALGKASPVLLEPIMDVELRMPPDYVGDCVNLLGAKNARILDVRASDFESGITATAPMRQLFGFSTELRSRTKGKAFYSLVFSRYDVVG, from the coding sequence ATGAAAAAACACGACATCGATTCCTCCACGCGCAATATCGGCATCATCGCCCACATCGACGCCGGCAAGACCACCCTGACCGAGCGCCTGCTTTTTTACGCGCACAAGATCCACAAGCTCGGCGAAGTCCACGACGGCAACGCGACCATGGACTATCTTGAGGAAGAGCAGAAGCGCGGCATCACCATCACCTCGGCCTGCACGTCCATCGTCTGGAATGGCAGTCAGATCAATATCATAGACACTCCCGGCCATGTGGATTTCAACGTCGAAGTGGAACGCTCTCTGCGGGTCTGCGATGGCGCGGTGGTGGTTTTTTGCGGGGTCAACGGCATCGAGTCCCAGAGCGAAACGGTGTGGCGGCAGGCCAGCAAATATGGCTTGCCCAGGCTCGTTTTCGTCAACAAGACCGACCGCCCCGGTGCTGATTATTGGCAGGTGGTCTCGGATATCCAGGCCCGTCTTGCGGTCAGGCCGCTGCCTGTGACTGTTCCTTCCGCGTGCGTGGACGGCGCGGTGCTGCACCTCTTGCGCGGCAAGACCCTGGTCTTTGACGCAAGCGATCAGGGGGCCACGGTCCATGAGCATGAACCGCAGGACCGGGACCGCGAACTCCTGCAGGCCCGGCGGAAGGAATTGATAGAAGCCGTAGCTGATTTCGACGACCTGATCATGGAGCGCTACCTGGCCGACGAAGCCATCGACGAGGCCGAGTTGCGCTCCGCCCTGCGCAAGGCGACCCTGACGGGGCAGGCCGTGCCGGTCTATTGCGGCAGCGCGCTCAAGAATATCGGCGTGCAGCCGCTCATGAACGGGGTCGTGCATTTTCTGCCGTCTCCGGTGGAGTCGCATTCCCACGCCCATGTGCTGCAGCGCATGGAAGCGGAGAACGTGCGTACGGACCAGTTTGTGGGCTTTGTGTTCAAGGTGCTTTTCGAGGGCGCGCACAAGAAGATCTTCATGCGCGTCTACAACGGCCGCATCGGCGAGAACAGCGCGGTCTACAACTCACGCCTGGAGCGCTTCGAGAAGATCCACAAGCTCTACACCGTGCACGCCAACCGGCACGAACCCATTCCTGAAGCAAGGGCAGGAGAGATTGTCCTGGCCACGGGCCTCAAGGAATGCATCACCGGCGACACTCTTTTTTCCGGAAAAGCGGCCCTGCGCCTGGAGAATATCGACATCATCCAGCCGGTGCTGAACGTGGCCCTGGTTCCGGGCAGCGCCAGCGACACGGACAAACTTCAGGCGTTGCTTCAAAGATACTGCATCGAAGATCCGACCCTGCAATCCTTCACGGACGAGGACACGGACCAGCTCATCGTGGCGGGCCTTGGCGAACTGCATCTGGAGGTGGTGCTGGAGCGGCTGCGCCGCGAGAGCGGGGTGAGTTTTCGTTATGGCAATCCGCAGGTCATTTTTCGTGAGACCATTGCCGCCGATGCGACGGGCGAGGGGAGTTGCCGCAAGCTCATCGGAGATCAGCAGCACCGCGCCCTGGTTCGGGTCACGGTGCGTCCGGCTCCGCGAGGCCAGGGCAATCGCTGCGTGACCACGCTCCCTGCCACGAACCACGTGGATATCGCGCTCAAGGCCATGGAAGACGCGTTGCAGGCCGGGATGCTTCAGGGCTGTCTGGTTTCTGATGTGGAGGCGACCTTGCTTGAGATCGCTCCGTTTGAGGATGGCCTGACGGATTTGGGAGTCCGCATGGCCGCGCTGGATGCCATGAAATCGGCCCTTGGCAAGGCCTCGCCGGTTTTGCTTGAGCCGATCATGGACGTTGAGTTGCGCATGCCCCCGGACTATGTTGGTGACTGCGTCAACCTCCTTGGGGCCAAGAACGCCCGCATTCTGGACGTACGCGCCTCTGATTTCGAATCCGGCATCACGGCCACCGCCCCCATGCGCCAGCTTTTCGGTTTTTCCACGGAGCTCAGGTCGCGAACCAAGGGCAAGGCGTTCTATTCGCTGGTTTTCAGCCGCTATGATGTGGTAGGGTAA